In one window of Lampris incognitus isolate fLamInc1 chromosome 3, fLamInc1.hap2, whole genome shotgun sequence DNA:
- the LOC130110827 gene encoding retina and anterior neural fold homeobox protein 2-like — MLVLRDVSEEHLGLRSRQMADPKPFKALSHSIDRILSMEESRGGRGSAYHGITADVALMKPPTGVCNPHRRVRTTFTPSQVSELEKAFRESHYPNVRLREQLVSRTQLPEARIQIWFQNRRAKWRRSGVGPRRESRRLLRNWETEEPIYGHHLPNWLPLPRQLPLQQRCSLAPGPALCSAIGAPLQHLPAGTLQFTDPYPQLYLLPPATPQQVCFFRMSQPIQAHMPS, encoded by the exons CCAAACCCTTTAAGGCGCTCTCCCACTCCATCGACAGGATCCTGAGCATGGAAGAGTCAAGGGGAGGAAGGGGGTCGGCGTACCACGGGATTACAGCAGACGTGGCATTGATGAAACCACCGACGG GTGTGTGTAATCCTCATCGCAGAGTGCGGACGACGTTCACTCCCAGCCAGGtgtcggagctggagaaagcGTTCAGGGAGAGCCACTACCCCAACGTCCGGCTCAGGGAGCAGCTCGTGTCCCGCACCCAGCTCCCCGAGGCCAGAATCCAG ATTTGGTTTCAGAACCGCAGGGCGAAGTGGAGGCGGAGTGGAGTCGGACCTCGGAGGGAGAGCCGACGCCTACTGCGGAACTGGGAAACAGAGGAACCCATTTACGGGCACCACCTCCCCAACTGGCTCCCTTTACCACGTCAGCTCCCGTTGCAGCAGAGATGCTCCCTGGCTCCTGGCCCGGCCCTCTGCTCTGCCATTGGTGCTCCCCTGCAGCACCTCCCGGCCGGGACCCTTCAGTTCACAGACCCGTACCCACAACTGTATCTGTTGCCCCCAGCAACGCCTCAGCAAGTCTGTTTCTTCAGGATGAGTCAGCCCATTCAGGCACATATGCCAAGTTAA
- the LOC130110008 gene encoding uncharacterized protein LOC130110008: MQCKMCLPAVKYLSAFNNSTSNLQKHVLSQSEDAESDAESDRDSIDDEPTANYLDTFSILEQDNGLEYQLPTHQRCACHLLNLVAITDAEIAEKKMDTYKRLSRAAFGKCQAMWNNTGRSYMAAEVVEDHCRLQLIRPNQTRWNSTFMAVERIIRIIQEKGEEAIRNICEEFKLKTLTQAEIAFLTDYCSVMKPLVKALNILQSETNTHLGWLLPVICQLQAKLKRQETSSKMCLPLIKAIQDGVQKRFGVMMMDPELIAAAILLPKFKTTWTERPDVIETGLAYVRQHLDQMAEVEVEQVGQHSSDEDDFFSSIKSRRYRGVGRVPSLYPKRYGSAKLLSKFKKTLSETQHWPACFSCLRAAFQLCWITVHCKASKDELN; the protein is encoded by the exons atgcagtgcaagatgtgcctcccagcagtgaagtacctgtctgctttcaacaactccacttcaaatctgcagaagcatgttttg agccagtctgaggatgcagaatcagatgctgagtcggacagagattcaattgatgatgagcccacagccaactacctggacacattcagcatcctggagcaagataatggcctggagtaccaacttcctacacaccaaaggtgtgcatgccatcttctcaacttagttgccataacagatgctgagatagcagaaaagaagatggacacatacaagagactatcacgtgcagcctttgggaaatgtcaagccatgtggaacaatacaggtcgttcatacatggcagcagaagttgtggaagatcattgccgactccagctcatccgaccaaatcaaacgcggtggaattcaacattcatggctgtggagagaatcatacggatcatacaagagaaaggggaggaggcaatcaggaatatttgtgaagaattcaaattgaaaac gctgactcaagcagaaattgctttcctgactgattactgctcggtgatgaaacctctggtaaaggccttgaacatacttcagtcagagaccaacacacacttagggtggcttcttccagtgatatgtcagctacaagcaaaactcaaaaggcaggagacctcatccaagatgtgtctaccactcatcaaagccattcaggatggtgtccaaaagcgttttggtgtgatgatgatggacccagaactgattgcggcagcaatacttctaccgaagttcaagaccacctggacagagaggcctgatgtcatagaaacag gtctggcttatgtcagacaacaccttgaccagatggcagaggtagaagtggagcaagttggacaacattcctcagatgaagatgatttcttctcctcaataaagtccagaaggtacaggggagttggaagggtacctagcctgtatcccaaacgatatggatctgctaaactcctttccaaatttaaaaaaactctctctgaaactcaacactggcctgcctgcttcagctgcctgcgagcggcttttcagttgtgctggattactgttcactgcaaagcgagcaaggatgagctcaactaa